The DNA sequence GATATAGATCTAGCAAATAAAATAAATATGATAACAAATTTTCAAATAAAGAAAAATGATACAAATAGCCATAAATTTATTATTAATATTTATAATAATTCTTTAGCCTATAATTTAACAGGCCTTTCAGCTAAAATATATTTTCAAAAGGCTGATAATACAAAAGTATTCTCAGATTGCACTATAGATGATGCTTTAAATGGGAAAATAAGTTGTATATTAAGTACTCAATGTTTAAGTTATGCTGGTGTAGTAGCAGCTGAAATAACTATTTTTGGTACAAATAATGAAGTTTTGACTTCAATTACTTTTAATTTTAGCGTTGTAGATACTATTCGAGATGATAATGCAATACAAAGTACTAATGAGTTCACAGCCCTCACACAAGCATTAGTAAAAGTTGATGCCTGGGATGCTCAATTTCAAACTAAATATGATGGTCTAGAAGCACAATATGCCACAGATCTAACAGAAGTAAAGACGTCTTTGAATGATATTCCGAATCAAATAAATAATGCCGTAGCACCAAAAGCAAACCAAGTTGATTTAGATACACAAAAGGGAAGAATAGATAATTTAGTATCCACATCAAGTTCTTCATATTATGAAAAAACTACAAGCGGAACTGCTGGAGCATTATTAGTTGTAAGTAGTGGTGCAACTACAGGACAAATAAATCTTTCAAGCGTAACACCTGTAGCCATAGGATATACTCCAGTTGTAGGTGATTATGTAAGACTTGTATATGGTGTTGCTAGTGGTAGTACCGAATTAATTGACTTAAGAACGGATATATATGGTTATACATTTAGTACGGTAGGCAATGCAGTAAGAAAGCAAATAAACACTTTAAATAGTGCAGCTGATATACAAGGCTATATAAGCCAAGATGTTACTTATGTAGCAAATGCAAGAGGAACAGATGGAGCAACCACTAATCCAACAGGTTTTCATATAGATTTTGCAGTATCAGAAGGTGATGTATTAAAAGTAAGTGGTAATAATTATCAAGCAGCTTACCCCCTTTACGTTTTACTAAATAGCAGTGGTGGAGTTGTAAGTTATTATACAGATTCAACTAATGAACAATTAACAGATATATCAGTAACTATACCTAAAAATGTAGCAACAATATCTGTAAACTGCTTTGCTAAAAGCACTGGAGCAATAAAAAAATTAACTAAAACTAAAATGTCAGAAATTATTGATACAGATACTGATTATCATGTAGAGGATATTGCAATAGGCTTTGGATATGCACAAAGCGATGGCTCTTTTCATGCAACTTTAGGTTATCATGGAATAATTAATGTTAAGCCAGGGGACCAATTAAAATTAAGTGGTTCATACTTAAATGCTAACTATCCTTTAGGATGGTATTCTTACAAAGGAACTATAACAGGAAGTATTACAGGTGGAGCAGTAGTAGGGTATATCTATGATTATGCGTATACAGTACCAAACGGTGTCGACAAAATATATATAAATAGTGATGTAAAAGACAATCTTATGGTTAAAAGAAATAAGAAAAGAACTGTTGTTGAGCAAATAAATGTAAAATTAAATAATAAAGCAAGAAATAAAACCATTGTATGGTTTGGTACTTCAATCCCAGCAGGATGTTATAATTCTGCTGATTCCAATACAAGTTATCCAATGATTATAGCAAGTATGCTTGGTGCTAATGTAATAAATGAAGCTATATCAAGTTCTCCAGTACATTGTAGGCAAGATAATTTAGTTGATGCATCTACTAATCCATATGGGTTTAAGGACAATTATAAAACTTGTGCTTATGCTCTTGCTGGAAGTCTAGCCGAAAAGGAATGGCTTATTACAAATTATCAGAGCAGTATTTTTACAAGCCAAAAATATACTACAATGACTGATAGTGATAAAGAATATATAAGAAATTGTAGCTATGAAAGGAAACTAGACAAATATCTAACTGCAAGTAATTTTCCTGACTTATTTGTATTTGACCATGGTAGAAATGATATGTTTAGTTACCATGATTGGAATTATTCATCAGCAGACCAATTTTCGTTATTTAATTTTCAAGGTGCTATGAATTTTTTAATAAATAGAATACTAGCTTTTAATCCTAAAGCAAAAATTATTATTATCGGGCATTATACCAATCAGGCAAGATTAGTTTCTGAACCTGTTCAAGACTTTCCTACTCAAATAACTACGTCTCAACAAGCAGTTGCGGACGATTGGGAATTACCAATATTTAAGCTATGGGAAAAGACAGGTTGGTCACAAAAACAAATTACAAATAATAGTGTAACTAAAACAGTTTTAAATTGGTGGCTTCCAGATGATTTACACCCACATAGCGATACAAGTGGTAAAGCAATCAAGCATATAGCTAATTTGATAGCACCGTTTATTAGAGATAATATAGGATAGATACAATAGGGTAATAAGACGAAGCAAAGAGAGTAGAAATACTCTCTTTTTATTTAGAAAGAAGGTGATAAGTTGATAAATGTTTATGATAGTAAAGAAACTAATTTCAATCACAATGGATTAGTTGTGTTAAGTGATACTATTTCATCACCAATAACAGAAGAACTCAATGGATCATATGAAGTTGAACTTGAATATCCTTTTGATGCTAGAGGAAAATGGAAATATCTTTTAGAAGGAAATATCATAAAAGTTGATGGCCAATTGTTTCGTATATATCATAAATTTAAGAATTTGGCATCAATAAAACTAAATGCAAGGCATATTTTCTATGACTTATTAGATAACCTTCTTGAAGATGTAAGACCAACAGATTTAACTGGTTATGCAGCATTAGATTGGATTTTAAATCGTACTCAGTATACTCATACTTTTACAAGCATGGGGGATGTCGGAGGAACTAATACACGATATTTTATAAGAGTTAATCCTGTTGATGCAATTATGGGTAAAGACGGAATAATTAATACATGGGGTGGGGAATTAGTAAGAGATAATTTCACAATAAAGCTTTTACAAGCCAGAGGACTTGATAGAGGAGTTCTAATTGCTTATGGTAAGAATATTCAAGGCATAGAAGAAACTCTTGATATAGACGGTATATGTACTCGTTTAATGCCTATTGGAAAAAATGGTTTGTTATTATCTGAAAAATATATTGATAGCCCTTATATCAATAATTTTCCACATCCTAAAATTAGAGTAGTTGAATTTAGTGATTGTGAAGATGAAGCATCATTGAGAACTGCAGCTCAAAAGTATATGTTAGATAATAAAATAGACATACCTAAATTTAATTATAAAATTGATTTTATAGAGCTATCAAAAACGGAAGAATATAAGCATTACGCTGTACTTGAAACTGTTTATCTTGGTGATACAGTAACTATAAAACATAATAAATTAGGTATTAATCTTAAGGCTAAAGTTATTAAAACAATTAAAAATCCATTAACTAATAGGCTTGAAAAAATTGAATTAGGAAGTTTTAAAGCTAATATTGCAAATAGTATAAATACAAGTATTCAATCTGTAAAAAATGAGATTATACAAGTTAAAAGTGATTATCAAAAAGCAATAGATAATGCTACAGCATTAATAACAGGAAGTAAAGGCGGTAATGTAGTAATTAGACAGGATGAAAATAAACATCCTTATGAAATTCTTATAATGGATACTACTGATGTTAATACTGCTGGAAATGTATGGCGTTGGAATATGGGTGGGTTTGGACATAGTTCAACTGGAATTAATGGTCCTTATGATACTGCAATTACACAAGATGGCCACATAGTTGGTACATTTATTACTGCGCTGGTTATTGCAGGTGAACAAATTAAAACAGGTATCATTACAAGTATTGATGGTAAAGTTAGTATAGGAATTGATGATGGTTCAGGAGTTAATGTTATTGGAGGAGCACTTACATTAAAAAACGGTAATAATGAAGTTATTATTGATGGTCAACATAATATGCATAAGATTATTATAACTGGTTTTACAACAATAACATTAGCACCAGGAGAATATTCAAAATGGGCTACAATAAATCATAATTTAGGTTATGTACCAGCATTTTCAGCTTACGTATATAGTGACTTCAATAATGTTTATAGCCCAGTTCCGTATACTCCTTTAGGACAAAATCTAGGGACTGGTGAACTTGTACTTGGTGAGTCGGTTGAAGCCAGAATTTCATCTACTAAACTAGAATTCGTATATATGAGAAATAACACCTTTATAAATTCTACATTCACAGTAAATATAAAATATTTCATATACAAGGAGGTTGCATTCTAATGGTAATTATATATGATTTAACTAGTAAAGAACTAGTAAGAACTGAAGACAACACTATGGCTCCTGTGTTGCCAACTAATATGACTTTCGATGAAAAAAAAGAGTTTTACAAAGGACAAGGACAAGGCTTTATTGGAATTCCTTATGAAATGGGAAAATACATTTTAAATTTTAAATTATGTTTCGACACTAATAACAACTTTATAGGACTTGAACCTAAGGTAGCTTAATAAAGCTGCTTTTTATTTTTTAAAAAATAAGAAAGAAGGTATAAAAATGGATAAAGAGAACTTATTAAAATCTTTGGTTGCAGGAGCAGGAACAATTTTTACTTACTTATTCGGTGCTTGGGATACAGCATTAACGATGCTAATAAGTCTTATGATACTGGATTATATCACTGGACTTGTTAAAGCATATATTAATAAAGTTATATCATCTGATGTTGGACTTAAAGGAATTGCTAGAAAAAGTTTGATATTAATAGTATTAATCGTAGCTGTAATGCTAGATAGACTTATGAACACTGGTTCATGGCTATTTAGAACACTGGTTTGTTATTTTTATATTGCCAATGAAGGTATCAGTTTATTAGAAAATTGTGCTCAAATGGGGTTGCCTATTCCAGATAAATTAAAGGATGCATTAGTGCAACTTAAGGAAGGTAATAAAAAAGAAATAAATGATACTAATCAAGGAGCTTAATAGCTCCTTTTATTTTTAAATTCTAGGAGGAATATTTATGAAAGGGATAGATATATCAAGTTATCAACAAAATGTTGACTTTAATCAAGTTAAAAATAATGGTGTTGAAATTGTAATTTTAAAGGCTTCTGAAGGAAAGACTTGGCAAGATCCTACTTTTAAAGATAAATATAATAATGCTAAAGCTGCAGGGTTAAAAGTAGGAGCATATCACTTTTTAAGAGGTAATGCTCCACAAGATGAAGCAAGTAATTTCTTAAATATGATTGAAGGACTTAGCCTTGATTGTAAACTAATAATTGATGCTGAGGTTGATTTAGGAGGAATTGAAACTACTTCAAATCAGGTTAAAGCAGTTAAAGATATATTAGTTTCAAAAGGTTATGATGTAGCATTATATAGTGGAGAATATTTCTATAATACTAATTTGAATAATAGTGTTAAAGATATTCCTTTATGGGTTGCAAAATATAGTAATAATAAACCTAACGTATCTAGTTATATAGGTTGGCAATATTCTGATGTTGGAAATGTTCCAGGCATAAATGGATATGTTGATATAAATGAGTTTTTAGAAGGAATATTATTAACTAATAATTGCAGTAATGGTACATGCAATATCACAACTCCAACAAAAGAAACATGGGAATTCTATATTAGCGGTGATTTAGTGAAAAGACTTCAACATGAACTTAATATTCAATATGGATTTAAACTTGATGAAGATGGATATCTTGGTGATAAGTCTTTGAATGCTCTTGAAAGTGTTGCAATTAAGCATGATGCTAAAGGTAATATTACAAGAATAATTCAAGAAAGACTGCTGCAATTAGGTTATAAATTGCCTCGTTATGGAGCAGATAGTGACTTTGGTGATGAAACCGCAAATGCATTATATAAGTTTCAATTAGACAGAAAATTAATACCAGATATGGTTGCTGGAATAAATACATTTAAAGAATTGTTTAGAAAATAGAAATAAAAGGTAGTGCCATTCGGTACTACCTTTTTACTATACCTATCAAATATACCTTATTATTAGGTACAATCGGTACTATCAAATCATTGATTTTTCTTAGTTTTTAGTATGTCTATAGACGAGCCTAGCGAGGCGGTCACTTGTGAAAACAAATTGAGATTCCATGGAAGAATAAATAAATTACTGTAATCACCAATTCTACGTACTTCAATTTCTTCCTGAGTTAATTTTACTATTATAAAATCGTAAGCTCTTTTATGTTTATCTTCTAGAAAATAAATAATATCTCTAGCCTTTTCCATGCTTGTATAGTGTGTATAATCTATTTCAATTAGCAATGGTATTGAAATTTCATCTTCTCTTATTACCATAGCAGCATCAATTATATATTTCTTATTTTCACTTATATCTAATATCTTTTCCTTTTCAAACTTCAATATTTCAAAATCCAATAATTCCGTATATACATCTAATAATTTCAAATCATGAATTTTAAGCTTCTTATCTAAATAATAAATAGCTTCGCTTTTAGGATCCTTTCTATATCTCTTTAATAATTCTTCTCTATAAATAACTCTTAATCTTTTTCTAGCCTGGTCATAAGCTTCTTTATTCCCTTTAAAAAACACCTTAGAGCAAATTTTAGGTGTAATACTACCGTATGTCTCAACAAATTTAATTATCTCTTTATCACGTTTTGTAATCATAAAATCACCTCAAAATTATTATAGGACAATATTTTTTAAAAAATAAAAAAATACTTGAAAAACATAAATTAAGACTAATAATCTATTTTTAATAATTAATTATTAAAAAGGAGTGAATTATAAATATGTAAAAAGGTGTTTTTTAAAGTTGTTCTATAATATATTTGAGTAATTAAATAATAAAAAACTAAATTGCCGCAAGGGTAAAAATTTAACGCCCTTGCTGCAGAGCTTGGGCATTTTTTGCTTTAGTGAGCAGCAAGGGAGAAAAATTTAAAAATGTATGAAGATTTTAGAAGTAATTGTAATGAAGAAGTAATTATCAAAATAATTGGGAAAACATCTTTGGAATATCCTATGATAGACCAACAAAAATTAAGAGAAATATTATATCTTTCATTTCACAACTATAATGTATTACCAATTGAAAAATCTTTAGTGGCTAGTGATGTTGAGGATAGAATTATGATGTATCTAGCAGTAAAGAAGCTTGACGGTTTAAGTGCTAAAACACTTAAAAACTATAAATTAGAATTATTCAAACTATCTAATACAATAATTAAGCCAGTAAATCTTATCACTACCAATGACTTAAGATATTATCTAGCTATAAGAGGTAAAAATTTAAAAAGTACAAGCTTAAGTACTGTTATTAGTTATTTAAAAAGTTTCTTTGATTGGATGCATCAAGAGGAATTTATTGAAAGAGATCCTACACGCAAAATTAAGCAGCCAAAAAAAGAAAAAAGGCTTCGCCATGCATTAACTATAGATGAAATTGAAAGATTAAGAGATGCTTGTAATACTGTTCGCCAACGTGCTTTATTAGAAACACTATATGCAACAGCCTGCCGGCTAAGCGAAATAAAAGATTTAAACATTGATGATATTAACTTTTCTACTTTAACAACTAGAGTTATTGGAAAAGGTAATAAAGAAAGAATAGTTTATCTAAATGCTAAATCAAAATTATATTTACAAAAATATCTCAATACCAGAACTGATAAAAATTCAGCATTATTCGTTTCAACTAAGCATCCTTATGGGCGACTAGGTGTTAGAGCTATTGAAAGAGAAATTTCTAAAATAGGTGAGCAAGCAAAAATTCAAAAACAAATTTATCCTCATATTTTAAGGCATTCATTCGCAACACATGCTCTTGCTAGTGGCATGACATTAGACATTATACAAAGGATACTTGGTCACTCAGATCCTGCCACAACTCAAATTTATAGTGCTCTTAATGATACCGCAGTACAACAAGAGTATAAAAAACTTAATTTTTAATTTTATAGCACCTCTTTTGTGAGGTGCCTTTTTCTTTTTAAATCAATTCAAATGGATTTAAACCA is a window from the Clostridium omnivorum genome containing:
- a CDS encoding BppU family phage baseplate upper protein — encoded protein: MINEINHNIDIDLANKINMITNFQIKKNDTNSHKFIINIYNNSLAYNLTGLSAKIYFQKADNTKVFSDCTIDDALNGKISCILSTQCLSYAGVVAAEITIFGTNNEVLTSITFNFSVVDTIRDDNAIQSTNEFTALTQALVKVDAWDAQFQTKYDGLEAQYATDLTEVKTSLNDIPNQINNAVAPKANQVDLDTQKGRIDNLVSTSSSSYYEKTTSGTAGALLVVSSGATTGQINLSSVTPVAIGYTPVVGDYVRLVYGVASGSTELIDLRTDIYGYTFSTVGNAVRKQINTLNSAADIQGYISQDVTYVANARGTDGATTNPTGFHIDFAVSEGDVLKVSGNNYQAAYPLYVLLNSSGGVVSYYTDSTNEQLTDISVTIPKNVATISVNCFAKSTGAIKKLTKTKMSEIIDTDTDYHVEDIAIGFGYAQSDGSFHATLGYHGIINVKPGDQLKLSGSYLNANYPLGWYSYKGTITGSITGGAVVGYIYDYAYTVPNGVDKIYINSDVKDNLMVKRNKKRTVVEQINVKLNNKARNKTIVWFGTSIPAGCYNSADSNTSYPMIIASMLGANVINEAISSSPVHCRQDNLVDASTNPYGFKDNYKTCAYALAGSLAEKEWLITNYQSSIFTSQKYTTMTDSDKEYIRNCSYERKLDKYLTASNFPDLFVFDHGRNDMFSYHDWNYSSADQFSLFNFQGAMNFLINRILAFNPKAKIIIIGHYTNQARLVSEPVQDFPTQITTSQQAVADDWELPIFKLWEKTGWSQKQITNNSVTKTVLNWWLPDDLHPHSDTSGKAIKHIANLIAPFIRDNIG
- a CDS encoding phage tail spike protein; the protein is MINVYDSKETNFNHNGLVVLSDTISSPITEELNGSYEVELEYPFDARGKWKYLLEGNIIKVDGQLFRIYHKFKNLASIKLNARHIFYDLLDNLLEDVRPTDLTGYAALDWILNRTQYTHTFTSMGDVGGTNTRYFIRVNPVDAIMGKDGIINTWGGELVRDNFTIKLLQARGLDRGVLIAYGKNIQGIEETLDIDGICTRLMPIGKNGLLLSEKYIDSPYINNFPHPKIRVVEFSDCEDEASLRTAAQKYMLDNKIDIPKFNYKIDFIELSKTEEYKHYAVLETVYLGDTVTIKHNKLGINLKAKVIKTIKNPLTNRLEKIELGSFKANIANSINTSIQSVKNEIIQVKSDYQKAIDNATALITGSKGGNVVIRQDENKHPYEILIMDTTDVNTAGNVWRWNMGGFGHSSTGINGPYDTAITQDGHIVGTFITALVIAGEQIKTGIITSIDGKVSIGIDDGSGVNVIGGALTLKNGNNEVIIDGQHNMHKIIITGFTTITLAPGEYSKWATINHNLGYVPAFSAYVYSDFNNVYSPVPYTPLGQNLGTGELVLGESVEARISSTKLEFVYMRNNTFINSTFTVNIKYFIYKEVAF
- a CDS encoding phage holin family protein, yielding MDKENLLKSLVAGAGTIFTYLFGAWDTALTMLISLMILDYITGLVKAYINKVISSDVGLKGIARKSLILIVLIVAVMLDRLMNTGSWLFRTLVCYFYIANEGISLLENCAQMGLPIPDKLKDALVQLKEGNKKEINDTNQGA
- a CDS encoding GH25 family lysozyme — translated: MKGIDISSYQQNVDFNQVKNNGVEIVILKASEGKTWQDPTFKDKYNNAKAAGLKVGAYHFLRGNAPQDEASNFLNMIEGLSLDCKLIIDAEVDLGGIETTSNQVKAVKDILVSKGYDVALYSGEYFYNTNLNNSVKDIPLWVAKYSNNKPNVSSYIGWQYSDVGNVPGINGYVDINEFLEGILLTNNCSNGTCNITTPTKETWEFYISGDLVKRLQHELNIQYGFKLDEDGYLGDKSLNALESVAIKHDAKGNITRIIQERLLQLGYKLPRYGADSDFGDETANALYKFQLDRKLIPDMVAGINTFKELFRK
- the xerA gene encoding site-specific tyrosine recombinase/integron integrase: MYEDFRSNCNEEVIIKIIGKTSLEYPMIDQQKLREILYLSFHNYNVLPIEKSLVASDVEDRIMMYLAVKKLDGLSAKTLKNYKLELFKLSNTIIKPVNLITTNDLRYYLAIRGKNLKSTSLSTVISYLKSFFDWMHQEEFIERDPTRKIKQPKKEKRLRHALTIDEIERLRDACNTVRQRALLETLYATACRLSEIKDLNIDDINFSTLTTRVIGKGNKERIVYLNAKSKLYLQKYLNTRTDKNSALFVSTKHPYGRLGVRAIEREISKIGEQAKIQKQIYPHILRHSFATHALASGMTLDIIQRILGHSDPATTQIYSALNDTAVQQEYKKLNF